The stretch of DNA TTAAAAGTTGGCATTACAAACTCGAGACCATTGCTACCCTTTTCATAGACTCCTAGAAGACTAGCGGCATTGAAATAAACACTTGCCCAGATAGCAGTCCAAAGCAAGCCAAGAAACACTTCCACCTTTGATATAGCCTTCTCCTTTGGAATGTAAGGAAGATTATTTAAGTCATCTGGCGTCCACTCTTTAAAACATGGTGTTAATGGAGTTTGACTATTCTTATGGTCTGTTCGTTCGATTATAGCAAACACAACTGTTAACCAGAAAAACACTTGAATACCAGTGCTCACGATTCCCCAAATTCCCAAACCTATTGAGTCTAATAGTACATTTAAAATGGCTTGCTCTCCAGAATAGGAAATAATTGTATTTGCTATCATTGAAATCAGGGAAATTACTGCGGCTATGGGGAGAATTAATTTTAAAAGATTGAGATAGATATCAAAGTAACGAGGACCAATTAAATGCATGGGGCGATCTAGGTATCCGCTGGCCAGGATAGCAGGATTCCCCATTTTTTCAAGGACAGACTTAACCTCTTCCTCCGTGTAATCATCTGGAAGCATATCCCCGATTGTCGAGCGCAGTTCGAGTGCAATATCCTCTCTATTTTTTTCAGGGAGCCTGCGAGTAACCTCTTGAATATAAAGGTCAATCATTCTCATCCATTTTCATCTCCTTTTATTAGTTGGGAAAGTTCCTGAGAAGTCTTTTCCCATTCTTTCTTTAATTGTTGGTAGATTTCTATTCCATATGGTGTTAATACATAATACCTGCGTGGTCTGCTTTCCGTTGTATCCCAGTTGCTTGTAACTAACTCTTGCTTTTCCAGTCGGCGAAGCAAAGGATATAGTGTACTCTGCTCGATCGTGATCCCACACTGCTCTAATCGTTGGACAAGAGAATATCCATATTGCTGAGTTCGCAACTGGCTTAACACTGCTAATGTCAATGTCCCTCTCCTTAGTTCTGTCGTTAAAGAGTTTAATAAGGTACTCATCCATTCACCTCCGTTGTCGTTTTTGCTGTACGTCATACACTATGCTCTATACTATGCATCATACACCATTGTTGTTCGCATAACATTTAACAATCGATATTAATTTTTTATTGCAGTATTACAAGGAATATTTTTTAGGAAGGTGAATATAAACAGTATTGAATGTTCATTTGAGGAGTGGTTGACCATGAGTGTAGATGTAGTCGAGAATTTAACTGAAACAAGGAATAGGTTGTTACAGGAGATTTCTGGCTTAAGCGATGAACAGCTGAATAGAAAGCCTGACCAGGGTACATGGAGTATTGCTCAGGTGTGTCATCATTTGTACTTATCCGAAAGTGTCTTTACACAAGCAATCATTTACGGATTGAATAAAAGCAACGAAAGAAAGGCAGAACGACAGCCTGTTCAACTGGCAGTTGACCGTACCCAGAAGGCAAACGCACCCGATATCGTTGTGCCTGGTAATGACCCCTTGGATTCTCAGCAGATTAAAGAACTCTTAAATAATTCAAGAAACCAATTTTTTGAGTTTTACAATCATCTTGAAGACAAGTCCATCCTAGCCGAAAAATCCACCAAGCATCCACTCTTTGGTTACACACCTTTAGACCAATGGGTTGATTTGATCTATCTCCATGAAGAGCGGCATATTGAGCAAATCAAGGAAATTAAATCTTTGCTATAAAAATAATGGTGCCTGTCACCAATAATTGGTAACAGGCACCGTAAAGTTAATTCCTTTTCTTCTTTAAGCTCTTAGCAGCGTTTCCGCAAGTATTCGTGCCCCAACGTCAAGGGCAGATTGGTTAAAAGTCATTTTAGGATGATGTAATCCCGGCTGAAGATTTGCCCCCACACCAATCATCGTCGCTTTTAAGTTTGGATTCTTAATAGTGTAAAAATGAAAATCATCACTGCCAGACGTAATGACAGGCGGTGCAAGTGCCTCAGGGCCAGCAATATTCAGAATCGCTTCTTCTGCTATTGCTTCTGCATCTTCAGAAACTTCAGCACCTGGAGTAAAATCACTCCATTTCCACTCAATATTTACACCGTAAAGATCCTTTAGGCTGTTCATACCGTGATCAATTTGGTCCTTAAGTTTTTCTAAAACTTCATTTTTCTGCGCCCGGACATCGATTGCAAATTCCGCAGAACCCGGGATAATGTTTAAGCTCTCACCGCCAGCAATAACTTTTGTAAGTTTCGCCGAATAGGCTTCAAACGGTGATAGATAAATAGACTTGATGAACTGGTGCAGCCCAACAATCACGTCCAGCGCATTCTTGCCCTGGTGCGGCCTGGCGCCGTGCGCGTCTTCACCAAGTACTTTTCCTTCTAGAAAGATAGCTGCTCCGTGATGAATGGAGGCTGAAACTCGTCCCATAGGAAGCTCTTCTATCGGACGAAGGTGAATCCCGAATAAGTGGCTCACATTATCAATGGCCCCCTTTTCTATCATCGCAAGTGAACCGTTTCCTTTTTCCTCCGCCGGCTGGAAAATAAAACGCAGCCTTTTCGTGAGACGCTGATCCTTCAAGTAAAGTAATGCTCCAAGTACCATAGAGATAATTGCATCATGACCACAAGAGTGGTTCCCCTGCCAGACTCCATCCACCTCTTGCCATAAAGCATCCATTTCCGCTCGAACACCGATAACTTCGTCCCCATCCCCTATTTCTGCGATAAGCCCAGTGACATCAGAAAAAGTACGGTATGTAACACCAAAATTATCTAAAATATTTGCAATCGTTTGGGTCGTTCGAAACTCCTTCCAACTAACCTCCGGATTAGCATGGAAATCCTCAAACCAATTCAGAATCTGTTTTTCAAAATCTGCAATCAATTACAACACCCCTATCCCCAAAAAACTAATATACAAATAGTACAACAACAAAGCCTGTCCTTACAATTAATTTTAGTAGATAGTAGTACTGACATTATTCTTCACAATCATTTACAAAAAATTAACCTCCGTTCTTACTGAACACAGAAAACCTTATTAGATCGTGTTTCACTCGTTGTGGACAACTTTGTGTGCTGCCTGTCCCTTTTCATCTGCACAAGAATAATTTTTATTCCATAAAATAATATTAAGAATTGTAAGAGTAATTATTAAAGAAAGGAAAGATGTGGTGTATTAAATGAAAAATTATCAGGTTTTTGATTATTCATTTCAAAATCTTCGCGAAAAAAGCATGTCGTTTGAACAGGTTTTCGAACACATTGTCAAATTCATGAATTTAGCACCCAGTGGAAATTATCGGTTAATGGTTGGAACGGATTCGCAGGTTCATAAACGACATACCATTTTTATTACGGGAATTGTCATTCAAAATCAGGGTAAAGGCGCTTGGGCGTGCATTAGGAAGATTATCATCCCAAGAAAAATGACACACCTGCATGAGAGGATTTCTTTTGAGCTCTCATTAACAGAGGACATTGTTGCTTTATTTACGGAGGAAAGAAAGACTCGCTTGATCAATATCGTCCTTCCCTTTGTCTATCAAGGGGCAACGTTCACCATGGAAGGTCATATTGATATCGGAGCCGGTAAACGCAACAAAACGAGAGAGTTTGTAAAAGAAATGGTCGCTCGTATGGAATCCATGGGAGTCGAGCCAAAGATTAAACCAAATGCCTTCGTTGCATCAAGCTATGCCAACCGATACACAAAATAGGGACCTGAGCCATGTTGCGTTCACTATAAACGCACCAGGGCTCAGGTCTTTACTTTTTTTTAGCGAGGACAAGCGGGAATCCCCTTCAAACTATACAAAGTCTTAACACTCTTTTAACACCAGGTTAAGAAAAGATTCTAATTTTTCAGATAAGATTAAACAAACGATATTATTTGGAGGGTTATAATGAGGATTACAGTTGCAGGGGCAGGAAACGTTGGATTGGTTACAGCCGTTTGTTTGGCTGAAACAGGGCATCATGTAACCTGTTTAGATACTCACAAAGAAAAAATAGAAATGCTAGAACAAGGACACAGTCCCTTCTATGAACCCGGGCTGGAACCTTTATTAGAAAAGAATCTCGCCAACGGGAATCTCTGTTTTACAGCAAACCCAAATCACGCCTATTCTGAGGCTGAAATCATTGTTATTGCAGTTGGAACTCCTGAAAAAAGAGATGGTTCGATAGACTTATCTTATGTTTACGCAGCTGCTTACCACATTGCTAACACGATAAAAAATGATGTTATAGTCTGTATTAAAAGCACTGTACCCGCCGGAACAAACGATATTATCAAGCAAATTTTCTATCATAGCAAGCCACGTCACCTCAAAATTGATGTTGTATCGAATCCGGAATTCCTACGCGAAGGTTCGGCGATAATGGATTTCTTTTTAGGCGATCGGATCGTAATTGGCACCGATAGCCCTGAAGCAGCATCGATTATGGAACAGCTCTACCTTCCATTAAAGATTCCGATACTATTCACTGATATTCGGAGCGCTGAAATGATTAAATATGCCTCCAACGCCTTTCTTGCAACAAAAATAAGTTTTATTAATGAGATTGCCAATCTTTGTGAAAAGGTTGGCGCAAATATTGAGGAAGTCTCTTATGGGATGGGAATGGATAAACGAATTGGAACTTCTTATCTTCAGGCTGGAATTGGCTATGGAGGTTCATGCTTTCCAAAGGACACAAAGGCACTCGTTCAATTGGCAGGAAATGTCCACCATCCCTTTGAACTGCTTGAGTCCGTCATTAGGGTAAATCAGCGTCAGCACTCCCTTTTAGTGGCGAAGGCAAAAGAAATAGCTGGATCATTAAAGGGGAAAAAAGCTGCCGTGCTTGGGCTTGCTTTTAAACCAGAAACGGATGATATCCGGGAAGCTGTCTCCTTAACTATTATTAAAGAATTACTTGAAGAAGGTTCAATCATCATGGCATATGACCCGATTGCGGTACCAAAAGCAGAGAAGCTACTAGGTAAATCAATTGAATACACAACCAATATTCGTGAAGCGCTTAAAGGTGCTGACTTTGCTGTCATTGCAACTGAGTGGGACCAAATAAAGCATCTTCCATTGAATACTTACGTTGACTATATGAAGGAACCGATTGTTTTGGATGGCCGAAATTGCTATTCCCTTAAGGATATTCAGCGATACTCGATTACCTACGTCTCAATTGGGAGACCGAGTATTGAAAATGTAGAGCGTGCCCAACAACATTAAATAAAGGGAGACACAGTCATGATGAGAAAAATCCAATCCTTATATCAATTTGAATGCAGAGTTTTTCTAGAGATTAATAGCCATTTTGATAAAAGGATTATGAATCTGTTTTTCCGCACGATTACTCAAATTGGCGGTGCTCTCTTTATCAGTGCTACAACACTATTACTCATCCTCTTTACATCAAATCAAACCAGACTTACAGCCATTTCAAGTGCTGCTGCCTTGGCTCTAAGTCATATACCTGTTCAACTGGCTAAAAAGCTTTTCCCGCGAAAAAGACCCTATCTACAAATTGAAACAACTAAAATCTTACCAAATCCTTTGAAAGATCATTCTTTTCCATCTGGCCATACAACAGCTGTTTTCTCAGTTATTGTTCCATTTTTGCTTCAAACACCCTCTTTGGCTGCCGTTCTCATTCCTTTAGGGCTTAGCGTAGGCATTTCGAGAATCTATCTAGGTCTTCATTATCCTTCAGATGTTATTGCAGGAGGAATTCTTGGTGGAAGTTTCGGCAGTCTCTGTTTTTATTTCTTATCCTAGAAATGGTTCGTACTTCACCCAACAGGAGGGATTATTTTGAAAATTGCTTTTTTCACAGATACCTTTTATCCAGAAGTAAACGGAGTTGCCAATACACTTAAAAGATTTACTCATTATCTTGAAAATCAACCTATTTCCTACAAAGTTTTTGCACCTGTTTCCGTATCAACCGAATATGTTTCTGATCATATTCACCGATTTAAAAGCCTTTCCTTTTTTCTTTATCCTGAATGTAGATTCGCTATTCCCAACATCTTGCAGCTTAAGTCTGAAATGGAGCAATTCTCTCCAGATTTGATTCATGTTGCCACGCCATTCACAATGGGTCTTTCTGGTGTTTATTTTGCAAAAAAATTTAATATTCCCCTCGTCGGCTCCTATCATACCGATTTCAATAATTATTTACAGTACTATGACCTTCAATTCTTAGCTAAACCTCTTTGGAGATATATGAAATGGTTTCATCGCTCACTTGAAAAACTCTTTGTGCCTTCAATTGACAGTTTTGAAAAACTAAATAGCCAAGGTTTCAAAAACTTAGAAATCTGGCCTAGAGGTGTAGATTGCCAAACCTATCACCCTAATTATGAAAATGTAATGACTCGCAATCGTTATTCCATTTTTGAAAAGTTTATCCTAACTTATGTTGGCAGACTGGCACCGGAAAAGGATCTAAAAACGCTGATGAAAATCGCTGACTCACTCCCTCCTGAAATAAATGAACAAGTACATTGGCTGATTGCAGGCGATGGTCCACTGCTTGCGGAACTTCAAAGGGCAGCCCTCCCAAATATGACCTTTACAGGCTACTTGAAAGGTGTTGAACTGGCAGAAATCTATTCAGCGACAGACCTATTTATCTTTCCATCTCCAACTGAAACGTTTGGTAATGTTGTTCTTGAGGCTCTTGCAAGTGGGACACCCGTGATTGGTGCGAATGCAGGCGGTGTAAAAAATATTATTTCGAGCGGAACAAACGGTTATTTGTGTGAGCCAGGGAATGCGGAGGATTTCATTAACCATATTGTTCAATTGTTAGGCGATGACCTTTCCAGAGCGCAAATGGCGATAAATGCTCGGAAGTATGCACTTTCACAAAAATGGGACCAGATTTTTGAGGATGTCATTAACCAGTATTCAAGTGTGATAAATAAACCGGCAAAAAAAATTTATGCTTGAAGATTTACCTTAAAAATAAAAACCTGAGCCCTTTTTACGCGGGCTCAAGGTTTTTTACTTTTATCATGGAAGTTCAGGCTTTGTAAAAGTCGGAGGCTCTCCGCCCAGGGTTTTTAGAAAGGCTAATAGATCTGCCTTCTCCTGTTCAGTTAAACCAATAGGACTCATAAATTTTTGAATAAAAAAGCTCTTATTTGGATGGTCATCGCCGCCGCGGTCATAATAATCGATTACTTCTTCAAGAGTGGCTAGACTGCCATCGCGCATGTACGGTGCTGTATGTGTAATTCCATATAATCCAGGTG from Neobacillus sp. CF12 encodes:
- a CDS encoding amidohydrolase, which gives rise to MIADFEKQILNWFEDFHANPEVSWKEFRTTQTIANILDNFGVTYRTFSDVTGLIAEIGDGDEVIGVRAEMDALWQEVDGVWQGNHSCGHDAIISMVLGALLYLKDQRLTKRLRFIFQPAEEKGNGSLAMIEKGAIDNVSHLFGIHLRPIEELPMGRVSASIHHGAAIFLEGKVLGEDAHGARPHQGKNALDVIVGLHQFIKSIYLSPFEAYSAKLTKVIAGGESLNIIPGSAEFAIDVRAQKNEVLEKLKDQIDHGMNSLKDLYGVNIEWKWSDFTPGAEVSEDAEAIAEEAILNIAGPEALAPPVITSGSDDFHFYTIKNPNLKATMIGVGANLQPGLHHPKMTFNQSALDVGARILAETLLRA
- a CDS encoding DinB family protein, which codes for MSVDVVENLTETRNRLLQEISGLSDEQLNRKPDQGTWSIAQVCHHLYLSESVFTQAIIYGLNKSNERKAERQPVQLAVDRTQKANAPDIVVPGNDPLDSQQIKELLNNSRNQFFEFYNHLEDKSILAEKSTKHPLFGYTPLDQWVDLIYLHEERHIEQIKEIKSLL
- a CDS encoding glycosyltransferase family 1 protein is translated as MKIAFFTDTFYPEVNGVANTLKRFTHYLENQPISYKVFAPVSVSTEYVSDHIHRFKSLSFFLYPECRFAIPNILQLKSEMEQFSPDLIHVATPFTMGLSGVYFAKKFNIPLVGSYHTDFNNYLQYYDLQFLAKPLWRYMKWFHRSLEKLFVPSIDSFEKLNSQGFKNLEIWPRGVDCQTYHPNYENVMTRNRYSIFEKFILTYVGRLAPEKDLKTLMKIADSLPPEINEQVHWLIAGDGPLLAELQRAALPNMTFTGYLKGVELAEIYSATDLFIFPSPTETFGNVVLEALASGTPVIGANAGGVKNIISSGTNGYLCEPGNAEDFINHIVQLLGDDLSRAQMAINARKYALSQKWDQIFEDVINQYSSVINKPAKKIYA
- a CDS encoding ribonuclease H-like YkuK family protein — encoded protein: MKNYQVFDYSFQNLREKSMSFEQVFEHIVKFMNLAPSGNYRLMVGTDSQVHKRHTIFITGIVIQNQGKGAWACIRKIIIPRKMTHLHERISFELSLTEDIVALFTEERKTRLINIVLPFVYQGATFTMEGHIDIGAGKRNKTREFVKEMVARMESMGVEPKIKPNAFVASSYANRYTK
- a CDS encoding phosphatase PAP2 family protein, with amino-acid sequence MMRKIQSLYQFECRVFLEINSHFDKRIMNLFFRTITQIGGALFISATTLLLILFTSNQTRLTAISSAAALALSHIPVQLAKKLFPRKRPYLQIETTKILPNPLKDHSFPSGHTTAVFSVIVPFLLQTPSLAAVLIPLGLSVGISRIYLGLHYPSDVIAGGILGGSFGSLCFYFLS
- a CDS encoding UDP-glucose/GDP-mannose dehydrogenase family protein, producing the protein MRITVAGAGNVGLVTAVCLAETGHHVTCLDTHKEKIEMLEQGHSPFYEPGLEPLLEKNLANGNLCFTANPNHAYSEAEIIVIAVGTPEKRDGSIDLSYVYAAAYHIANTIKNDVIVCIKSTVPAGTNDIIKQIFYHSKPRHLKIDVVSNPEFLREGSAIMDFFLGDRIVIGTDSPEAASIMEQLYLPLKIPILFTDIRSAEMIKYASNAFLATKISFINEIANLCEKVGANIEEVSYGMGMDKRIGTSYLQAGIGYGGSCFPKDTKALVQLAGNVHHPFELLESVIRVNQRQHSLLVAKAKEIAGSLKGKKAAVLGLAFKPETDDIREAVSLTIIKELLEEGSIIMAYDPIAVPKAEKLLGKSIEYTTNIREALKGADFAVIATEWDQIKHLPLNTYVDYMKEPIVLDGRNCYSLKDIQRYSITYVSIGRPSIENVERAQQH
- a CDS encoding PadR family transcriptional regulator, which produces MSTLLNSLTTELRRGTLTLAVLSQLRTQQYGYSLVQRLEQCGITIEQSTLYPLLRRLEKQELVTSNWDTTESRPRRYYVLTPYGIEIYQQLKKEWEKTSQELSQLIKGDENG